The region AGCTACTCCACCGGCTCCATGCCTTCGTCGAGGTATTTCTTTGCGAGATCGATGTAGAGCTGCTTGCCCATCTCCCAGAACTCTTCGTCTGGGGGACGCAGCTCCCTGACGATCTGTGCCGGATTGCCGGCGACAACCACGCGCGGAGGGATTATCTGTTTCATCTTTACGACCGCGCCCTCGGCAACAATCGCCCGCTCGCCGATCTCCGACCAGATACTGAGTATGGAGCCCATACCGACAACTGCCCAATCGCCAATACTTTTTCCATGAACTACGGCGCCGTGACCGATAGTTACTTTTGTTCCGATCTGGCTTGTGTCGCCGGGAGGGAC is a window of Syntrophales bacterium DNA encoding:
- a CDS encoding gamma carbonic anhydrase family protein gives rise to the protein MLYKFDGKRPTVGKDTYISETATVIGDVIIGNNCYIGHGAILRGDYGRIEIGDGTAVEEGVIVHVPPGDTSQIGTKVTIGHGAVVHGKSIGDWAVVGMGSILSIWSEIGERAIVAEGAVVKMKQIIPPRVVVAGNPAQIVRELRPPDEEFWEMGKQLYIDLAKKYLDEGMEPVE